In Pedobacter sp. WC2423, the following are encoded in one genomic region:
- a CDS encoding TauD/TfdA family dioxygenase codes for MNNLSKLKNIQSSAAAISDQSLVVKEFLPIGQFPLVIKPRFKGVDLVDWVKKNRTEFEEELLLHGGLLLRGFDIGTLDDFGRFVDSFDSAPLAYMFRSSPRHELDKKVKNVYNSTDYPKGESINLHNESSYSRSWGMKILFCCLQPAEQGGETPIADSRKILAAIDPGLVNKFKAKGVLYKRSLIKDVGMSWQEVFQTTDQKVVEKVCNQNDIRYNFISDEHLEIEWVKPAVYQHPVSKEATWFNHVYFFNKYARYEEVGLAYTEKAPADLIHTDTLFGDGTAISLAEYLELKRAYNLHTVAFKYEKGDIIYLDNMLSAHGRNPYAGKRLVATAIIEPAGDNLTSSINL; via the coding sequence ATGAATAATCTGAGCAAATTGAAGAATATTCAATCCAGTGCTGCTGCAATCAGCGATCAGTCGCTGGTAGTTAAAGAATTTTTACCTATAGGCCAGTTTCCCCTGGTGATTAAACCCAGGTTTAAGGGCGTTGACCTTGTTGACTGGGTGAAGAAAAACAGAACAGAATTTGAAGAAGAATTATTGCTGCATGGCGGATTATTGTTAAGAGGGTTTGATATTGGCACGCTGGACGATTTTGGAAGGTTTGTAGATAGTTTTGATTCCGCCCCATTGGCCTATATGTTTCGCTCTTCACCCAGGCATGAGCTGGATAAGAAGGTGAAGAATGTATATAACTCTACAGATTATCCAAAGGGAGAAAGTATTAATCTGCATAATGAATCCTCTTATAGCAGGTCATGGGGAATGAAGATATTGTTCTGTTGTTTACAGCCTGCAGAACAGGGCGGAGAGACGCCGATAGCAGATTCACGGAAGATACTGGCTGCTATCGATCCCGGGCTGGTGAATAAATTTAAAGCAAAAGGGGTATTGTATAAGCGCAGCCTGATTAAAGATGTTGGCATGTCCTGGCAGGAAGTATTTCAGACAACGGATCAGAAGGTAGTAGAAAAGGTCTGTAATCAAAATGACATCAGGTACAATTTTATAAGTGATGAACACCTGGAGATTGAGTGGGTTAAGCCTGCTGTTTACCAGCATCCTGTATCAAAAGAAGCCACCTGGTTCAATCACGTCTATTTTTTTAACAAATACGCACGATACGAAGAAGTGGGACTGGCTTATACAGAAAAGGCGCCTGCAGACCTGATCCATACTGACACTTTGTTTGGAGATGGGACAGCAATCAGTTTGGCTGAATATCTTGAGCTAAAAAGGGCTTATAACCTGCATACGGTTGCCTTTAAATATGAGAAAGGGGATATCATTTATCTTGATAATATGCTGAGTGCCCATGGCCGCAACCCCTATGCAGGAAAACGTTTGGTAGCTACGGCGATTATAGAACCCGCCGGAGACAATTTAACATCTTCAATTAATTTATAG